A region of the Larus michahellis chromosome 4, bLarMic1.1, whole genome shotgun sequence genome:
CTGATCTTCGCAGAGCCATTCAACTCAGCATGCAAGGTGAAGTGCTCATCTAAATTTCTCTTCCAGTGTTCATGCTGCTTGTGCTTTAGGCAGCCGCTGAAATCAGCCTCCGTCAGCCACATCAAGCTCTCTGAAAAGACTGGCACAGAGGGACAATCCAGAGTGTCCTGTAGCtatctcctttctgctttttgaAAAGTTGCAACTTTCGCGTTAGCATTGATCACTAGGAAGCAAGAACAAATTGGCAAAGGGTGGCATGAGGGAAGGGAGACGGTCCTAAGGTGAGGAGAGTGAGTATCCAGTGAAATTAGCCTAGGTGCTTATTTCTCCAGCaagcctctttcttcctctcaagtttgaagacatttttcttaaGCTGTATTTAATTTACTAACTTCATTTTACTGTAATTAGTAGGATATGGCGTGTTCTGGTTTTAGGTAGTCGTCGAAGTCAGTTCTCAGACGCATTGCTGCAGAATGTTCCTCAGTCGCCTCACACCAGTCAGACTGactgcctttcttcagaagaacTGCGAAGGAGAAGACAAGCgtattttgaaaagtaaagtAGTTAACAGAAAGCTGCATGTAGGAAGTAcatggcatatttttcagtgctttttgggGTGTGGATGGGTTTCGGACTGAGGTCCAGCTTGACTTTTATCGTGTAACATGTTTTCCTAACAATACTTCAGTTTTGCTATTGCCAGGTGGTTCCTATGAAGAAACCTGTAAATAAGAGGGGATCTGTTAGTAATGTAACATCAGTCTTGTGAAGAAGGAAAACGTACATGTTACAGAAGTCTTTTAAATGAAATCCTGTAAATTTCTGTAATTATCTTCCTGAAGGAAGTATTCTTTCTCTTAAGACTTTGCTTCTGGTAATGATGCCTGTAATGTGCATCACGTGAAAGCGTTCTCGATGGTATTTTATGTTGCTGTTCTGGAGGACCTTCTTAATACATAGTTGGGGTATTGTagcttttccttatttctgtctCCTAGTGATGGAGGAAATAAAGACCAGGGAGAAGTGCTATGGATTGGATGAGTTAGACTTTTGCATGAGAGGATGAGAATGCAGAACATCTGAATTCTGGGAGAATAGTTGTGTGGCTTGCAATATAACGTTGGGAAGATAGGTGTCTGAAGGTTAGCAGGGTGAAACGACTGAAGAGATTTTAGGTGTAGGTGTCTTATGGTACCAAACAGCTTCTACTTCTTACTCTTAGCCTTCCTTACAACGAGATAGACTTGATACAGGTCTCATGCTGATGTTAATCTTACTCTGTTATAAATTTGTAACACTTtcaggcagcagcaacagctgcagcagcaagatCGGACCCCAGACCTACATGATAAGCCCTCAAGCACTCCAGAAGCTGACCCAGgtattgttttttaaactgatttccaacactgaaatatttacatCTCTTACCTCTGTGTTGTGCCACTTTCCTTGTCTGCCTACTCCCTCACTTCAGCAGCCATTTGGCCCATGTATCACAGCCATTACTCTCTTTGGCAGCAAAGCAATGCACCACTTTCTTGAAAAGCGTGTTCTGTGTTGAATGTCACTATCCTGCTTCAAAGTGAAGAGCGTTACTGTTAGACCATTTGatttctggctttgctttttgttgttttgtttggctcGAGCATTAGAAATTGCAGTCTTTGGGATTTGTGCCAGCAATTTTGTTAGATGACAAAGTTGTATGACTGTAATAAACTTGGAGTAATATCTAACAAAACTACTGGAACCAGTTTTCAGTAGAACATAAATATGTAGGCCTTAGCAGTATTAAGTATTGGTAATCCAAAATTCATGTGTATTACTTGTTACCAAGTGACTGTTGTGGATGGGAAGCTCAGTGCAAAATGTccaatgattttaaaaaaccaaaaccagtatgGGGGGGGGTGGAAACAGGTGGGTGTGTacaaaaggaacaaagaaagCATTTAACTATAGTTGAGAAGTACCTCTGTGCATTAATTAcagcttttatgtatttattttcattaggaGGTGATATGAGTGAAGAAGACATGCTTCAAGCAGCCATGAATATGTCTCTGGAATCTGTTAGAAACCACTTGAAtacagaagaggagaaatgacataacttttttcccctctttattgTCAAAACACTAAGTCTCCATTATAACTTTACTGTGTGGATGTTGCACAAGCAGGGTTCATTTCAGAGTTCTGGAAGCAGGAATgaaaggcaggggctggaggtCAGAGTTCAGAGGGaatttgcaaatataaaaaaaaattgcactaatTTAGAAAACTGTAGCACTCCTACTACAGAACTTCTGTTCCCAAGAGTACCTGCATTAAAATTACTTAAACTAGTCACATGAACAAAGTGAGACGTGTAGTAGCTgtaacttgcatttaaaaagcaagtttaaaTTGTTTTGAAGAATTCTATAGAAAATTCAAAAGGTGCTGGAAACCAGCATCAACTGATTTCCTTCAGTACTAAAGGAAAAATAGATACAAGTAATAAGTTGTGACTATAAATGACTAAGTCCTTTATAAGAAAtcacttaaaatagaaaaaagaattaaattctgCTTATCTTAG
Encoded here:
- the ATXN3 gene encoding ataxin-3 isoform X2; the protein is MGPELISDTYLALFLAQLQQEGYSIFVVKGDLPDCEADQLLQMIRVQQMQRPKLIGEETAQSRDQRLPRSDVDQAIEVNPPFDGTGMLDEDEENFQRALALSRQEIDMEDEEADLRRAIQLSMQGSRRSQFSDALLQNVPQSPHTSQTDCLSSEELRRRRQAYFEKQQQQLQQQDRTPDLHDKPSSTPEADPGGDMSEEDMLQAAMNMSLESVRNHLNTEEEK
- the ATXN3 gene encoding ataxin-3 isoform X3, translated to MIRVQQMQRPKLIGEETAQSRDQRLPRSDVDQAIEVNPPFDGTGMLDEDEENFQRALALSRQEIDMEDEEADLRRAIQLSMQGSRRSQFSDALLQNVPQSPHTSQTDCLSSEELRRRRQAYFEKQQQQLQQQDRTPDLHDKPSSTPEADPGGDMSEEDMLQAAMNMSLESVRNHLNTEEEK